A single region of the Bacteroides luhongzhouii genome encodes:
- the nspC gene encoding carboxynorspermidine decarboxylase, with translation MIDFNQFPSPCYIMEEELLRKNLCLIKSVADRAGVEIILAFKSFAMWRSFPIFREYIDHSTASSVYEARLALEEFGSKAHTYSPAYTEQDFPEIMRCSSHITFNSMRQFERFYPMVVAEGSGISCGIRVNPEYSEVETELYNPCAPGTRFGVTADLLPDALPQGIEGFHCHCHCESSSYELERTLEHLEAKFSRWFSQIKWLNLGGGHLMTRKDYDTEHLITLLQGLKARYPHLRIILEPGSAFTWQTGVLTSEVVDIVESRGIKTAILNVSFTCHMPDCLEMPYQPAVRGAEMGNEGKYIYRLGGNSCLSGDYMGLWSFDHPLQIGERIVFEDMIHYTMVKTNMFNGIHHPAIALWTKEGKAEIYKQFSYEDYRDRMS, from the coding sequence ATGATAGATTTTAATCAGTTTCCTTCTCCTTGTTATATCATGGAAGAAGAACTTTTAAGAAAGAACCTGTGTTTGATAAAAAGCGTAGCCGACAGGGCGGGAGTGGAGATTATTCTTGCTTTTAAGTCATTTGCCATGTGGCGCTCTTTTCCTATATTTCGTGAATATATAGATCATTCTACGGCAAGTTCGGTGTATGAAGCCCGTCTGGCACTGGAAGAATTCGGCAGTAAGGCACATACATATTCTCCAGCTTATACGGAACAGGATTTCCCGGAAATAATGCGTTGTAGCAGTCATATCACTTTCAACTCAATGCGGCAGTTCGAACGTTTCTATCCGATGGTGGTGGCAGAAGGAAGTGGCATTTCTTGTGGTATCCGTGTAAATCCTGAATACTCGGAGGTGGAAACAGAACTTTATAATCCATGTGCGCCCGGTACACGTTTTGGGGTAACAGCCGATCTGTTGCCCGATGCATTGCCGCAGGGAATTGAAGGCTTCCATTGTCATTGTCACTGCGAATCTTCTTCCTATGAATTGGAACGTACATTGGAACATCTCGAAGCTAAATTTTCCCGTTGGTTTTCACAAATAAAGTGGTTGAATCTGGGGGGAGGACATCTGATGACTCGCAAAGACTATGATACCGAACATTTGATAACACTGTTGCAAGGATTAAAAGCACGCTATCCTCATCTGCGAATTATCCTGGAACCCGGCTCCGCCTTTACCTGGCAGACGGGAGTGCTGACTTCCGAAGTAGTGGATATTGTGGAAAGCCGTGGAATCAAGACGGCTATTTTGAATGTCAGTTTCACTTGTCACATGCCCGATTGTCTGGAGATGCCCTATCAGCCTGCCGTGCGTGGTGCGGAAATGGGAAACGAAGGAAAATATATTTATCGTCTCGGAGGCAATTCCTGTTTGAGCGGTGACTATATGGGATTGTGGAGTTTCGATCATCCTTTGCAGATCGGAGAACGTATTGTGTTCGAAGATATGATTCATTATACGATGGTCAAGACAAATATGTTTAACGGAATTCATCATCCTGCCATTGCTTTATGGACCAAAGAGGGGAAAGCCGAAATATACAAGCAATTTTCTTATGAAGATTATCGTGACCGAATGAGTTGA
- a CDS encoding sensor histidine kinase — MKIGSKIALFYTLISVLTTVIIIAVFYIFSTQYINKLYASYLREKAYLTAQKHWEKDEVDEQSYQIIQRKYDELLPEAHEILLNMDSLSEVHDTLNKYLTQHQQTLLLAGKDSIPFSFKYKDQLGAALYYPDNEGNFIVLVMSRNAYGTEIKEHLLLLSIFLVLASSILIFFIGKVYSGRILVPLQHILKELKRIRANSLNRRLKTTGNNDELEDMIKTLNSMLDRLDSAFKAEKSFVSHASHELNNPITAIQGECEISLLKERSTGEYIESLQRISSESKRLSSLIRHLLFLSRQEEELLKNNVEEIILSNMLKELTGSNERIRLHLETTEQQAVVKANPYLLKIALKNIIDNACKYSDKEVNVALYREQQQVILEVEDQGIGIPQEEIEHIFQSFYRGSNTRDYAGQGIGLSLTLKIISAYHAKLDISSEIEKGTKVRVIF; from the coding sequence ATGAAAATAGGTTCCAAAATAGCTCTTTTCTATACGTTAATCAGTGTGTTGACCACTGTCATTATCATTGCGGTATTTTATATTTTCAGCACACAGTATATCAATAAACTCTATGCTTCCTACCTGCGTGAAAAAGCCTACCTGACTGCACAGAAGCACTGGGAAAAGGATGAAGTGGACGAACAAAGTTACCAGATTATCCAACGCAAATATGATGAACTTCTGCCCGAAGCTCATGAGATCCTTCTAAACATGGATAGTCTTTCTGAAGTGCATGATACGTTGAATAAGTATCTCACGCAACACCAGCAAACACTTCTATTGGCAGGGAAAGACAGTATTCCTTTCTCTTTTAAATATAAGGATCAGTTGGGAGCCGCCCTTTATTATCCGGATAATGAAGGGAATTTCATCGTACTTGTCATGTCCCGGAATGCCTACGGAACAGAAATCAAGGAACATCTGTTGTTACTTTCTATTTTCCTCGTTTTAGCCAGTTCCATCCTGATCTTTTTCATCGGGAAAGTATATTCCGGTCGTATTTTGGTTCCGCTGCAACACATACTAAAGGAGTTGAAAAGAATACGGGCCAACAGTCTGAATCGCCGGCTAAAGACCACTGGAAATAATGACGAGCTGGAGGACATGATAAAAACATTAAATAGTATGCTCGATCGCCTGGATAGTGCTTTCAAGGCAGAGAAATCCTTTGTAAGCCATGCTTCGCACGAGTTGAACAATCCGATTACTGCTATTCAGGGAGAATGTGAAATCAGTCTGCTCAAAGAAAGAAGTACCGGAGAATACATTGAATCCTTGCAACGAATTTCTTCGGAAAGCAAACGGTTGTCCAGTCTGATCCGCCACCTCCTTTTTCTTTCGCGGCAGGAAGAAGAACTCCTGAAAAATAATGTGGAAGAGATCATTCTATCTAATATGCTGAAAGAGTTGACCGGTTCTAATGAAAGAATCCGTCTCCACTTGGAAACAACAGAACAGCAAGCTGTTGTTAAGGCTAATCCTTATCTGTTAAAGATAGCATTAAAGAATATCATTGATAACGCATGTAAATACTCCGATAAAGAAGTAAATGTGGCTCTCTATCGGGAACAGCAGCAAGTCATTCTTGAGGTGGAAGATCAGGGAATCGGTATTCCGCAAGAAGAAATAGAGCATATTTTCCAGTCTTTCTATCGGGGTAGTAACACCCGGGATTATGCCGGACAAGGTATCGGACTTAGTCTGACTTTGAAAATCATTTCTGCTTATCATGCAAAGCTGGATATATCTTCAGAAATAGAAAAAGGAACAAAAGTACGGGTAATTTTTTAA
- a CDS encoding TolC family protein, whose translation MNRVFLISFFLLLTGGICAQQATTGSLTLKEAEQRFLERNLSLIAERYNIDMAQAQVLQAKLFENPVISLEQNVYNRLNGKYFDFGKEGETVVEVEQVIRLAGQRNKQIKLEKINKEIAEYQFEEVMRTLRQELNEKFVQVYFLSKSISIYEKEVNSLQALLVGMKLQQEKGNVSLMEMSRLESMLFSLKKEKNERENELLTLRGELNVLLNLPGDAAVKLSLDEEVLKQLDLSQLSFADLKAMVNERPDLKIARSTVSASRANLKLQKSMAFPEFSVKGNYDRAGNFINNYFAVGVSLSVPIFNRNQGNIKAARFSIQQAGAEQENAANRADMELYTAYASLEKAVQLYQSTNMDLEHNFEKLITGVNENFTKRNISLLEFIDYYNSYKETCIQLHEIKKDVFLAMENLNTTIGQNILNY comes from the coding sequence ATGAACAGAGTATTTTTAATTTCTTTTTTTCTTCTGCTGACAGGAGGAATATGTGCACAACAGGCTACCACAGGATCATTAACGCTGAAAGAGGCGGAACAACGTTTCTTGGAACGTAACTTATCGCTGATAGCCGAACGGTATAACATTGATATGGCACAGGCACAAGTGCTGCAAGCCAAATTATTTGAGAATCCGGTCATCTCGCTGGAACAGAATGTCTATAACCGCCTGAACGGAAAGTATTTTGATTTTGGTAAGGAGGGGGAAACGGTTGTGGAGGTTGAGCAGGTCATTCGTCTTGCCGGACAGCGAAACAAGCAGATAAAGCTGGAAAAAATCAATAAGGAAATAGCGGAATATCAGTTTGAAGAGGTGATGAGGACACTCCGCCAGGAGTTGAATGAGAAGTTTGTGCAAGTCTATTTTCTTTCCAAATCCATATCCATCTACGAGAAAGAAGTAAACTCTCTGCAAGCGTTGCTTGTCGGGATGAAACTGCAACAAGAGAAAGGAAATGTCTCATTGATGGAAATGTCTCGTTTGGAATCTATGCTATTTTCGCTGAAGAAAGAGAAGAACGAACGAGAAAACGAGTTGCTGACTCTTAGAGGAGAACTGAATGTCTTGTTAAATCTTCCGGGAGATGCTGCGGTTAAGTTATCATTGGACGAAGAGGTGTTGAAGCAATTGGATTTGTCTCAATTATCGTTTGCTGATTTGAAAGCGATGGTGAATGAACGTCCGGATCTGAAGATTGCCAGAAGTACGGTAAGTGCTTCCCGTGCCAATCTGAAATTGCAGAAATCAATGGCATTTCCGGAGTTCTCGGTGAAAGGGAATTATGATCGTGCCGGAAACTTTATCAATAACTATTTTGCGGTAGGAGTGAGCTTGTCAGTGCCTATTTTCAATCGCAATCAGGGAAATATAAAGGCAGCCCGTTTCAGTATTCAACAGGCGGGAGCGGAACAAGAAAATGCTGCTAATCGTGCGGACATGGAACTTTATACCGCTTATGCTTCACTGGAAAAAGCAGTTCAGCTTTACCAATCCACCAATATGGATTTGGAACATAATTTTGAGAAATTGATAACAGGAGTGAATGAAAACTTTACCAAGCGAAATATCAGCTTGCTGGAGTTTATCGATTACTATAACAGTTATAAGGAAACCTGTATTCAGTTGCATGAAATAAAGAAAGATGTTTTCCTCGCGATGGAAAACCTGAATACTACTATCGGACAAAATATATTGAACTACTAA
- a CDS encoding efflux RND transporter periplasmic adaptor subunit — MNWNKFLPCILLTTVLGACSGQGEQPNVEPAALCLTDSLLRIVSVDTVHVQEVIDELTLNGRVTFNENQVAHVYPMFGGTVTELKAEIGDYVRKGDVLAVIRSGEVADYEKQLKEAEQQLLLARRNMDATLDMYNSGMASDKDVLQAKQELTSAEAEEKRIKEVFSIYNFSGNAYYQLKSPVSGFIVEKQISRDMQLRPDQSEELFTISGLSDVWVMADVYESDISKVSEGASVRISTLAYPDKMFAGTIDKVYHLLNSESKTMNIRIKLKNEEYLLKPGMFTNVSVKCKADGTSMPRIDSHALVFEGGKNYVVVVESNQRLQVKEVDVYKQLSKECYIRSGLSEGDRVLNNNVLLVYNALNAD; from the coding sequence ATGAACTGGAATAAATTCCTTCCTTGCATATTGCTTACTACCGTATTGGGAGCATGCTCCGGTCAAGGAGAACAACCGAATGTTGAACCGGCTGCCTTATGCCTGACAGATAGCTTGTTGAGAATTGTATCTGTCGATACGGTTCACGTTCAAGAAGTGATTGATGAACTGACATTGAACGGACGGGTCACTTTTAATGAAAATCAGGTAGCACATGTATATCCGATGTTTGGAGGTACGGTGACGGAACTGAAAGCAGAAATAGGAGATTATGTTCGTAAGGGAGATGTACTGGCAGTCATTCGCAGTGGAGAAGTGGCGGACTATGAGAAACAATTGAAAGAAGCGGAACAACAATTATTGCTCGCCCGCAGAAACATGGACGCTACGCTGGATATGTATAATTCCGGCATGGCTTCGGATAAAGATGTGCTTCAGGCAAAACAGGAGTTGACGAGTGCCGAAGCCGAAGAAAAAAGGATAAAGGAAGTCTTTTCTATTTATAATTTCTCCGGAAATGCTTATTATCAGTTGAAATCTCCTGTTTCGGGCTTTATTGTGGAGAAACAAATCAGCAGGGATATGCAGTTGCGTCCTGATCAGAGTGAAGAGTTGTTCACGATTTCGGGGTTGTCGGACGTATGGGTGATGGCAGATGTGTATGAAAGCGATATCAGTAAGGTTTCTGAAGGTGCTTCTGTACGCATTTCTACTTTGGCCTATCCGGATAAGATGTTTGCCGGCACTATTGATAAGGTATATCATTTGCTGAATAGTGAAAGTAAAACAATGAATATCCGTATCAAATTAAAGAATGAAGAGTATCTGTTGAAGCCGGGGATGTTTACGAATGTAAGTGTGAAGTGCAAAGCAGATGGAACTTCCATGCCTCGTATCGATTCTCATGCGCTGGTGTTTGAAGGAGGGAAAAATTATGTTGTTGTAGTAGAGTCGAATCAGCGTTTGCAGGTGAAAGAAGTAGATGTATACAAACAGTTGAGCAAGGAGTGCTATATCCGTTCCGGGCTTTCCGAGGGGGACAGAGTGCTGAATAATAATGTATTGTTGGTATATAATGCGTTGAATGCAGATTAA
- the nagA gene encoding N-acetylglucosamine-6-phosphate deacetylase, whose translation MLTQIINGRILTPQGWLKDGSVLICDGKILEVTNSDLAVIGATVIDARGMTIVPGFVSMHAHGGGGHDYTEATEEAFRTATNAHLKHGATGIFPTLSSTSFERIYQAVDVCEHLMKEKDSPILGLHIEGPYLNPKMAGTQYDGFLKTPDENEYIPLLERTSCIRRWDISPELPGAHDFAKYTRSKGIMTAVTHTEAEYDEIKAAFAIGFSHAAHFYNAMPGFHKRREYKYEGTVESVYLTDGMTVEVIADGIHLPATILKLVYKLKGVENTCLVTDALAYAAYEGNEPIDPRYIIEDGVCKMADHSALAGSLATMDVLVRTMVKKANIPLEDAVRMASETPARLIGVSDRKGALAKGKDADIVILDKELNVRCVWSMGKIVPGTDILLHK comes from the coding sequence ATGTTGACTCAAATAATAAACGGAAGAATACTTACCCCGCAAGGCTGGTTGAAAGATGGTTCCGTATTGATTTGTGATGGAAAAATATTAGAGGTAACTAATAGTGATTTAGCGGTTATCGGTGCAACGGTTATTGATGCCAGAGGGATGACGATAGTGCCCGGATTCGTAAGTATGCATGCACATGGAGGTGGTGGGCATGATTATACGGAAGCAACGGAAGAGGCTTTCCGTACCGCAACCAATGCACATCTGAAACATGGTGCTACCGGTATATTTCCTACTTTGTCCTCTACTTCATTCGAAAGAATCTACCAGGCAGTCGATGTATGTGAGCACTTGATGAAAGAGAAGGATTCTCCGATTCTCGGTTTGCATATCGAAGGCCCATATTTGAATCCGAAGATGGCGGGAACACAGTATGACGGTTTTCTGAAAACTCCGGATGAAAATGAATATATTCCTTTGTTGGAGCGTACGTCTTGTATCAGACGTTGGGATATTAGTCCCGAACTGCCCGGTGCACATGATTTTGCAAAGTATACCCGTTCGAAAGGAATTATGACTGCTGTTACACATACCGAAGCCGAATATGATGAAATTAAAGCTGCATTTGCAATAGGATTTTCTCATGCTGCTCATTTCTATAATGCGATGCCGGGTTTCCATAAACGTCGTGAATATAAATATGAGGGTACAGTGGAAAGTGTGTATCTGACGGATGGAATGACTGTGGAAGTGATTGCGGACGGTATTCACTTGCCTGCCACTATCCTGAAACTGGTTTATAAGTTGAAAGGCGTGGAGAATACCTGCCTTGTTACCGATGCTTTGGCGTATGCCGCTTATGAAGGGAATGAACCGATTGATCCTCGCTATATCATAGAGGATGGCGTATGCAAGATGGCGGATCATTCTGCGTTGGCCGGTAGTTTGGCTACGATGGATGTGTTGGTTCGCACCATGGTAAAGAAAGCGAATATTCCTTTGGAAGATGCTGTGCGTATGGCTTCTGAAACTCCTGCCCGTTTAATTGGAGTGAGTGACCGGAAGGGAGCGTTGGCAAAGGGTAAGGATGCCGATATTGTGATTCTTGACAAAGAACTGAATGTACGTTGTGTATGGTCAATGGGAAAGATCGTTCCGGGAACTGATATTCTGTTGCATAAATAA
- a CDS encoding thioredoxin family protein, which produces MKIIDLTKDSFVEKVADYQSYPDSWNFKGNKPCLVDFHAPWCVYCKALSPILDQLAKEYEGKLDIYKVDVDQEPELESAFKIRTIPNLLLCPLNGKPTMKLGTMNKAQLKELIETSLLSK; this is translated from the coding sequence ATGAAAATAATAGATTTAACCAAAGATAGTTTTGTAGAGAAAGTAGCAGATTATCAATCTTATCCTGACAGCTGGAACTTCAAAGGGAATAAACCTTGCCTGGTCGATTTTCATGCACCCTGGTGTGTATATTGCAAAGCACTATCGCCTATATTAGACCAATTGGCAAAAGAATACGAAGGGAAATTAGATATTTATAAAGTGGACGTCGATCAGGAACCGGAACTGGAAAGCGCATTTAAGATTCGTACCATTCCCAATCTGTTACTTTGCCCGTTGAACGGCAAACCGACAATGAAATTAGGCACTATGAATAAAGCCCAATTGAAAGAATTAATAGAAACCAGTTTACTTTCAAAATAG
- the nagA gene encoding N-acetylglucosamine-6-phosphate deacetylase, with protein sequence MLTQIINARILTPQGWLKDGSVLIRDNKILEVTNCDLAIIGAKLIDAKGMYIVPGGVEIHVHGGGGRDFMEGTEEAFRTAVKAHMQHGTTSIFPTLSSSTIPMIRAAAATTEKMMAEPNSPVLGLHLEGHYFNMDMAGGQIPENIKDPDPEEYIPLLEETHCIKRWDAAPELPGAMQFGKYITAKGVLASVGHTQAEFEDIQTAYEAGYTHATHFYNAMPGFHKRKEYKYEGTVESIYLIDDMTVEVVADGIHVPPTILRLVYKIKGVERTCLITDALACAASDSQVAFDPRVIIEDGVCKLADHSALAGSIATMDRLIRTMVQKAEIPLEDAVRMASETPARIMGVLDRKGTLERGKDADMIALDRDLNVRAVWAMGELVEGTNKLF encoded by the coding sequence ATGTTAACACAGATCATTAATGCACGCATCCTGACGCCTCAAGGTTGGCTGAAGGATGGGTCAGTTCTTATTCGCGATAACAAAATTCTGGAAGTAACCAATTGTGACCTTGCCATTATCGGAGCCAAACTGATTGATGCCAAAGGAATGTATATTGTTCCGGGCGGTGTAGAAATCCATGTTCACGGTGGCGGTGGAAGAGATTTTATGGAAGGCACCGAAGAGGCTTTCCGTACAGCAGTCAAGGCTCACATGCAGCATGGTACCACCAGTATTTTTCCTACCCTTTCTTCTTCTACCATTCCAATGATCCGCGCAGCTGCGGCAACGACTGAAAAAATGATGGCGGAGCCCAATAGCCCTGTACTCGGACTTCATCTGGAAGGACATTATTTCAATATGGATATGGCAGGCGGACAGATTCCGGAAAATATCAAAGATCCCGATCCCGAAGAATATATTCCGTTATTGGAAGAAACACACTGTATCAAACGTTGGGATGCCGCGCCGGAACTTCCCGGAGCTATGCAATTCGGTAAATATATCACAGCAAAAGGTGTATTGGCTTCGGTAGGACATACCCAGGCAGAATTTGAGGATATACAGACGGCCTATGAGGCAGGATATACGCATGCCACTCATTTTTATAATGCGATGCCCGGGTTTCATAAACGGAAAGAGTACAAGTATGAAGGTACGGTAGAAAGTATTTATCTGATTGATGATATGACAGTGGAAGTGGTGGCTGATGGTATTCATGTACCTCCGACGATCTTGCGTCTTGTCTATAAGATAAAAGGAGTGGAACGCACTTGCCTGATAACGGATGCGTTGGCTTGTGCCGCCAGTGATAGCCAGGTTGCCTTTGACCCGCGTGTGATTATTGAGGATGGAGTCTGTAAGTTGGCAGACCATTCAGCCTTGGCCGGAAGTATTGCAACGATGGATCGCTTGATTCGTACCATGGTGCAAAAGGCGGAAATTCCTTTGGAAGATGCCGTAAGAATGGCTTCCGAAACTCCTGCCCGGATTATGGGAGTGCTCGACCGTAAAGGAACGCTGGAGCGTGGCAAGGATGCCGATATGATCGCTTTGGACAGAGACTTGAACGTGAGAGCCGTATGGGCGATGGGAGAACTGGTGGAAGGCACCAACAAACTGTTTTAA
- a CDS encoding efflux RND transporter permease subunit, translating into MHKFIDNIVAFSLKNKFFIFFCTAIAVIAGAVSFKHTPIDAFPDVTNTKVTIITQWPGRSAEEVEKFITIPVEIAMNPVQKKTDIRSTTLFGLSVINVMFEDRVDDFTARQQVYNLLNDADLPDGVTPEVQPLYGPTGEIFRYTLRSDKRSVRELKTIQDWVIERNLRSVSGVADIVSFGGEVKTFEVSVNPHQLINYGITSLELYDAIAKSNINVGGDVITKSSQAYVVRGIGLINDLEELRNIVVKNINGTPILVKNLADVHESCLPRLGQVGRMDEDDVVQGIVVMRKGENPGEVIANLKDKIEDLNQNILPKDVKIVSFYDREDLVNLAVKTVTHNLIEGILLVTFIVLIFMADWRTTVIVAVVIPLALLFAFICLRVMGMSANLLSMGAIDFGIIIDGAVVMVEGVFVALDKKARQVGMPAFNVMSKMGLIRNTAKDKAKAVFFSKLIIITALIPIFSFQKVEGKMFSPLAYTLGFALLGALIFTLTLVPVMSSMLLKKNVREKNNRFVRFVNTKCTVLFDLFYAHRKLTIGLATVIAGIGLWLFSFLGTEFLPQLNEGSIYIRATLPQSISLDESVTLANKMRRKLLMFPEVRQVLSQTGRPNDGTDATGFYNIEFHVDIYPEKEWDSKLTKMELIDKMQEDLSIYPGIDFNFSQPITDNVEEAASGVKGSIAVKVFGKDLYESEKYAVQIEKILDTVQGIEDLGVIRNIGQPELRIELNEGQLARYGVAKEDVQSIIEMAIGGKSASLLYEDERKFNIMVRYSEQFRQNEEEIGKILVPAMDGTMVPVKELADITTITGPLLIFRDNHARFCAVKFSVRGRDMGTAVAEAQKKVNASVHLPAGYSLKWTGDFENQQRATKRLAQVVPISIAIIFIILFILFSNARDAGLVLLNVPFAAVGGIVALLITRFNFSISAGIGFIALFGICIQNGVIMISDIKANLKLGSPLEEATKKGVRSRIRPVIMTAAMAAIGLLPAAMSHGIGSESQRPLAIVIIGGLIGATFFALFVFPLIVEVVYERMLYDKNGKLLQRRI; encoded by the coding sequence ATGCACAAATTCATAGATAATATAGTGGCTTTCTCGCTGAAGAATAAATTTTTTATTTTCTTTTGTACAGCGATTGCCGTTATAGCCGGAGCTGTTTCTTTTAAACATACTCCGATAGATGCTTTCCCGGATGTGACGAATACGAAAGTGACGATTATCACGCAATGGCCGGGACGTAGTGCGGAAGAGGTAGAGAAGTTTATCACCATCCCTGTGGAAATTGCCATGAATCCTGTTCAGAAGAAAACAGATATTCGTTCTACCACTCTTTTCGGACTTTCTGTAATCAATGTGATGTTCGAAGATCGTGTGGATGATTTCACCGCCCGCCAACAGGTATATAATTTATTGAATGACGCCGATCTTCCTGACGGGGTAACTCCGGAAGTGCAACCGTTATATGGCCCGACGGGAGAAATATTCCGTTATACACTCCGTAGTGATAAACGTAGTGTGCGGGAGCTGAAAACAATTCAGGATTGGGTGATTGAGCGTAATCTCCGTTCGGTGTCCGGTGTAGCGGATATTGTGAGCTTCGGCGGAGAGGTGAAAACATTTGAGGTAAGCGTGAATCCTCACCAGTTGATTAACTATGGAATTACTTCTTTGGAGCTTTATGACGCGATCGCTAAGAGTAACATCAATGTGGGAGGAGATGTCATCACCAAGAGTTCGCAAGCTTATGTTGTTCGTGGAATTGGGCTGATTAACGACTTGGAAGAATTGAGAAACATCGTCGTGAAAAACATCAACGGCACTCCGATTTTGGTGAAGAATCTTGCCGATGTACACGAATCCTGTTTGCCCCGTCTCGGGCAGGTAGGACGAATGGATGAAGATGATGTCGTACAAGGCATTGTAGTCATGCGGAAAGGGGAGAATCCGGGCGAGGTGATTGCAAACCTGAAAGATAAAATAGAAGACCTGAATCAGAATATACTTCCGAAAGATGTGAAAATCGTGTCATTCTATGACCGGGAGGATTTAGTGAATCTGGCGGTAAAGACGGTGACGCATAATCTGATCGAAGGAATTTTATTGGTTACGTTTATTGTATTGATCTTTATGGCAGATTGGCGGACTACCGTGATTGTTGCTGTCGTTATCCCATTAGCCCTTCTATTCGCTTTTATCTGTTTACGGGTGATGGGAATGTCCGCCAATCTGCTTTCTATGGGGGCCATTGACTTCGGTATCATTATTGATGGGGCAGTGGTAATGGTGGAAGGAGTATTTGTGGCTTTGGATAAGAAGGCAAGGCAAGTAGGAATGCCGGCATTTAATGTCATGTCCAAGATGGGATTGATCCGTAACACCGCAAAAGACAAGGCGAAAGCAGTTTTCTTCTCCAAATTGATTATCATAACCGCATTGATTCCTATCTTCTCTTTCCAGAAGGTAGAAGGAAAGATGTTCTCTCCTTTAGCCTATACGCTGGGTTTTGCACTGTTGGGAGCTTTGATCTTTACGCTGACCCTGGTGCCGGTAATGTCTTCCATGCTGTTGAAGAAGAATGTCCGTGAGAAGAATAATCGTTTTGTTCGTTTTGTCAACACAAAGTGTACAGTTCTTTTTGATTTATTCTATGCGCACAGGAAACTGACTATCGGACTGGCAACGGTCATAGCAGGTATCGGATTATGGCTTTTCTCTTTTTTGGGTACGGAGTTTCTTCCACAGTTGAATGAGGGTTCTATCTATATTCGTGCCACCTTGCCACAAAGCATTTCGCTGGATGAATCGGTGACGCTTGCCAATAAAATGAGAAGGAAGCTATTGATGTTTCCGGAAGTACGGCAAGTACTGTCGCAGACCGGGCGACCGAATGACGGTACAGATGCTACCGGATTCTATAATATCGAGTTCCACGTTGATATATACCCTGAAAAGGAATGGGATAGCAAATTGACAAAAATGGAATTGATTGATAAGATGCAGGAGGATTTATCCATTTACCCCGGCATTGACTTCAATTTCTCACAGCCGATTACGGATAATGTGGAGGAAGCCGCTTCCGGTGTGAAAGGATCTATTGCGGTGAAGGTGTTTGGTAAAGACTTGTATGAGTCGGAGAAATATGCGGTGCAGATTGAGAAAATCCTGGATACGGTTCAAGGGATTGAAGACCTGGGTGTGATTCGGAATATCGGTCAGCCGGAACTTCGTATAGAGTTGAATGAAGGTCAGTTGGCGCGTTATGGCGTTGCTAAGGAAGATGTTCAATCGATTATCGAGATGGCGATTGGCGGAAAATCGGCTTCACTGTTGTATGAGGACGAACGGAAATTCAATATCATGGTAAGGTATAGCGAACAATTCCGCCAGAATGAGGAAGAAATAGGTAAGATACTGGTGCCGGCAATGGATGGCACAATGGTGCCTGTCAAGGAACTGGCAGATATAACGACCATTACGGGACCATTACTTATTTTCCGTGATAATCATGCACGCTTCTGTGCAGTGAAGTTCTCGGTGAGAGGCCGTGACATGGGTACGGCAGTTGCCGAAGCACAGAAAAAGGTAAATGCATCCGTACATCTGCCGGCAGGGTATTCACTGAAATGGACAGGTGATTTCGAGAACCAGCAACGTGCAACGAAACGTTTGGCACAGGTTGTTCCTATCAGTATTGCTATCATCTTTATCATCCTGTTTATTCTGTTCTCTAATGCGCGGGATGCGGGACTGGTATTGCTGAATGTACCATTTGCCGCCGTGGGTGGTATTGTAGCCCTTCTGATCACCCGATTCAACTTCTCCATTTCTGCGGGTATCGGTTTTATTGCCTTATTCGGTATTTGTATTCAGAACGGTGTGATTATGATTTCCGACATCAAGGCGAATCTGAAACTAGGTTCTCCTTTGGAGGAAGCTACAAAAAAAGGAGTACGCTCACGCATCCGTCCTGTGATTATGACAGCGGCAATGGCGGCTATCGGTTTGTTGCCTGCTGCCATGAGTCATGGAATTGGTTCGGAATCACAGCGTCCGCTGGCGATTGTTATTATCGGCGGACTGATAGGAGCGACTTTCTTTGCCCTGTTTGTCTTTCCTCTCATCGTAGAAGTGGTATATGAACGAATGTTATATGATAAAAACGGAAAGTTATTGCAAAGACGTATTTAG